One part of the Quercus lobata isolate SW786 chromosome 7, ValleyOak3.0 Primary Assembly, whole genome shotgun sequence genome encodes these proteins:
- the LOC115953509 gene encoding disease resistance protein RRS1-like, producing the protein MLRSPKSTTVQLEAQIFRNMKNLRFLIIHNVHFLGGLEYLPNGLRLLDWDTYPSSSLPSSFCPKKLVVLRMPRNRIVEPLMQIRAFEFVTHVDFSRCPLIRKIPDLSMFPNIKKLDLSCCNNLVEIKTSVGRLDRLVVGGNFGLYFSLRTPPTSQVSKHLSPPFLKLSCQNLSFGNLIGLRELHIGTSGDSTRSCHLPGSIYNLQHIETLHLSGNFIFAKDVEIDRQPLCNSLGGFSKYVFPSLKNLGLYFFSNPSEFDFILNYCCPVTLETLDIYYCKSVTLPESISRCERLHSLHIGLGNELRKIPRLPRSLRYLKLSNWLPSLGSISIIHRLRKLIGGPPNLQPCLGVTSHMLMGIPSSTTISRSSAFPFASCFNHQKNGNLISFLIGPEFPTIALFVAFEQYYYSSFYYHAIISINGSKRTTENIIIDGFCFEVACLFRSSLQKLFEGFNLGDQNLVEIFCETFPLPLYKNSPNIKWIGVHVQCICPRGRRISKRNVHQRLRPSLLKGPNFILRRPYRSTLWPTPSTSLQPLLKATKISYKNRPLLARSRKCLCGAQTRCRCTKEVGSTYSAGPVSVHSSNLESRII; encoded by the exons GAGGCACAAATATTTCGTAATATGAAAAATCTGAGATTCCTAATAATTCATAATGTGCATTTCCTTGGAGGTCTTGAATATCTTCCCAATGGATTAAGACTGCTTGATTGGGATACatatccttcttcttcattgccaTCCAGTTTTTGTCCTAAAAAACTAGTTGTGCTCAGAATGCCTCGTAACCGAATAGTGGAACCATTAATGCAG ATTCGTGCATTTGAATTCGTGACACATGTGGACTTCAGTCGTTGTCCATTGATTAGGAAAATACCTGACTTATCAATGTTTCCAAACATAAAGAAATTGGATCTTAGTTGCTGTAATAATTTAGTTGAGATTAAAACCTCCGTGGGGCGTCTTGATAGGCTTGTAGTGGGGGGCAACTTTGGGCTTTACTTTAGCCTTCGAACTCCTCCGACCAGTCAAGTGTCAAAACATCTTAGTCCGCCTTTCTTAAAATTAAGCTGTCAAAATCTGTCATTTGGGAATTTGATTGGGCTTAGGGAGTTGCATATTGGAACGAGTGGAGACTCAACTCGGTCTTGTCATCTTCCAGGTAGCATCTATAATTTACAACATATAGAGACACTCCATCTTTCTGGCAATTTCATATTTGCAAAGGACGTGGAGATTGATAGGCAGCCACTGTGCAATTCTCTGGGAGGCTTTTCCAAATATGTTTTTCCAAGCTTGAAAAACCTAggtctttatttcttttctaatcCATCagaatttgattttattttgaattattgttGCCCCGTCACATTGGAAACATTAGACATCTACTATTGCAAATCTGTTACCCTCCCAGAAAGCATAAGCAGATGTGAGAGATTACATTCGCTTCATATTGGACTTGGCAACGAGCTTCGGAAAATTCCTAGGCTTCCACGAAGTTTAAGATATTTAAAGCTATCAAATTGGCTTCCTTCGCTGGGTTCAATATCAATCATTCATCGG CTTCGAAAATTGATAGGAGGTCCACCAAATCTACAACCATGTTTAGGTGTGACAAGCCACATGTTAATGGGTATTCCCTCATCTACTACAATATCCCGTTCAAGTGCTTTCCCATTTGCAAGTTGTTTCAACCATCAAAAGAATGGAAATTTAATATCATTCTTAATTGGTCCGGAATTTCCAACAATTGCTCTCTTTGTTGCTTTTGAACAATATTATTATTCGAGTTTTTATTATCATGCCATCATTTCCATCAATGGTAGTAAACGAACGACCGAAAACATAATCATTGATGGCTTTTGTTTTGAGGTCGCGTGTTTATTTCGTAGCTCATTGCAGAAACTATTTGAGGGCTTCAATCTTGGTGATCAGAATCTTGTTGAGATCTTCTGTGAAACCTTTCCTCTTCCTCTATACAAAaattctcctaatattaaatGGATAGGAGTCCATGTACAATGCATTTGTCCCCGAGGCCGTCGAATTTCAAAGAGAAATGTGCACCAACGGCTTAGACCATCTCTTCTCAAAGGTCCAAATTTTATCCTGCGTAGACCGTACCGTAGTACCCTGTGGCCAACCCCAAGTACTTCTCTTCAACCATTACTAAAAGCAACAAAAATCAGCTACAAAAACAGGCCCTTATTAGCAAGGAGCCGCAAATGTTTGTGTGGAGCTCAAACCCGTTGTCGGTGTACCAAGGAGGTTGGCTCCACATATTCAGCAGGACCAGTTTCAGTGCATTCGAGCAATTTGGAAAGTCGGATTATCTAA